The following are encoded in a window of Bos indicus isolate NIAB-ARS_2022 breed Sahiwal x Tharparkar chromosome 7, NIAB-ARS_B.indTharparkar_mat_pri_1.0, whole genome shotgun sequence genomic DNA:
- the RGMB gene encoding repulsive guidance molecule B: MMKKKRKRGAPSGPCRRPGPGPATAPAPPPSPEPTRAAWTGMGLRAASPSCAAAAPASAAAAAGAEPRRRPRRRPGLGPPPLALLLLLLLSLGLLHAGDCQQPAQCRIQKCTTDFVSLTSHLNSAVDGFDSEFCKALRAYAGCTQRTSKACRGNLVYHSAVLGISDLMSQRNCSKDGPTSSTNPEVTHDPCNYHSHAGAREHRGGDQNPPNYLFCGLFGDPHLRTFKDHFQTCKVEGAWPLIDNNYLSVQVTNVPVVPGSSATATNKITIIFKAHRECTDQKVYQAVTDDLPAAFVDGSTSGGDGDPKSLRIVERESGRSVEMHARYMGTTVFVRQLGRYLTLAIRMPEALAMAYEESQDLQLCVTGCPLGERIDDGQGQVSAILGPGLPRSPAAPAWPGYTLETASARCHEQMPVKDIYFQSCVFDLLTTGDANFTAAAHSALEDVEALHPRKERWHIFPSSARGAPRGRPLSSVSLGLTCLILVVFL; this comes from the exons ATGAT gaagaagaagaggaagcgGGGCGCTCCCTCCGGCCCATGCCGCCGCCCCGGCCCGGGACCCGCCACGGCGCCCGCGCCGCCGCCCTCGCCGGAGCCCACGAGAGCTGCATGGACGGGCATGGGCTTGAGAGCAGCATCGCCCTcctgcgccgccgccgccccagcctccgccgccgctgccgccgggGCTGAGCcgcgccgccgcccccgccgccgccccggGCTCGGCCCGCCGCCcctggcgctgctgctgctgttgctgctcagCCTCGGGCTGCTTCATGCAG GTGACTGCCAGCAGCCAGCCCAGTGTCGAATCCAGAAATGCACCACGGACTTTGTGTCCCTGACCTCACACCTGAACTCCGCCGTCGATGGCTTTGACTCTGAGTTCTGCAAGGCTCTGCGCGCCTATGCTGGCTGCACCCAGCGGACTTCCAAAGCCTGCCGTGGTAACCTAGTGTACCATTCTGCTGTGCTGGGTATCAGCGACCTCATGAGCCAGAGAAACTGTTCCAAGGATGGACCCACATCATCTACCAACCCAGAAGTGACCCATGACCCTTGTAACTATCACAGCCACGCGGGAGCCAGAGAACACAGGGGCGGGGACCAGAACCCTCCCAATTACCTTTTCTGTGGCTTGTTCGGAGACCCTCACCTTAGAACTTTCAAGGATCACTTCCAGACATGCAAAGTGGAAGGTGCTTGGCCACTCATAGACAATAATTATCTTTCAGTTCAAGTGACGAACGTGCCCGTGGTCCCTGGATCTAGTGCTACTGCGACAAATAAG ATCACCATCATCTTCAAAGCGCACCGGGAGTGTACGGATCAGAAAGTGTACCAAGCCGTGACTGATGACCTGCCGGCCGCCTTCGTGGACGGCAGCACCAGTGGCGGGGACGGCGACCCCAAGAGCTTGCGGATCGTGGAGCGAGAGAGCGGCCGCTCAGTGGAGATGCACGCACGCTACATGGGGACCACGGTGTTCGTGCGGCAGCTGGGCCGCTACCTGACGCTGGCCATCCGCATGCCCGAGGCGCTGGCCATGGCCTACGAGGAGAGCCAGGACCTGCAGCTGTGCGTGACCGGCTGCCCCCTGGGCGAGCGCATCGACGACGGGCAGGGCCAGGTGTCCGCCATCCTGGGGCCCGGCCTGCCCCGCAGCCCCGCGGCCCCGGCCTGGCCCGGCTACACGCTGGAGACGGCCAGCGCACGGTGCCACGAGCAGATGCCGGTGAAGGACATCTACTTCCAGTCCTGCGTCTTTGACCTGCTCACCACCGGCGACGCCAACTTCACGGCCGCCGCGCACAGCGCCCTGGAGGACGTGGAGGCGCTGCACCCCAGGAAGGAACGCTGGCATATTTTCCCGAGCAGTGCCCGCGGGGCTCCCCGTGGACGCCCCCTGTCGTCTGTCAGTCTGGGACTCACATGCTTGATCCTAGTTGTGTTTTTGTAG